A single Cyprinus carpio isolate SPL01 chromosome A20, ASM1834038v1, whole genome shotgun sequence DNA region contains:
- the LOC109113562 gene encoding KATNB1-like protein 1 isoform X2, which yields MATGSHVGSNAEVHRLKQAQPHDLLKRMVCSGDEKNMREVDYTLKDETDQERFPVGRCVHKYSKAKRAVVSKKKTRHSGVGSRVCRRSPTTSRTSDMANKENELTCADDVQAILYSDNCGFPVSSTDTSKMTGAGSKYSDYFTELSEDHEVMTHVLFGRNLRLNVALTLWRKNASELVAYLNRIQDTGVLVDCLPVLTKSLQEEQPCVSIGCCVDLLPQVKMILNTKYEEHLIVALHWVQSIIKKWWSELSTNNKSLRDGFSNDRNVQAMKTMLLELWEGKRHLSSVPGTVGETAKVIESYVSQLR from the exons ATGGCCACTGGAAGTCATGTCGGAAGTAATGCAGAAGTCCACAGGCTCAAGCAGGCCCAGCCCCATGATCTTCTCAAACGTATGGTTTGTTCTGGAGATGAGAAGAACATGAGGGAG GTGGATTATACACTTAAAGACGAAACCGATCAAGAGAG ATTTCCAGTGGGCCGTTGTGTGCACAAATACAGCAAAGCGAAGCGAGCGGTGGTTAGCAAGAAGAAAACACGTCACTCTGGGGTGGGATCAAGAGTATGTCGGAGATCGCCCACCACAAGCAGGACATCTGACATGGCAAACAAAGAAAATGAACTGACCTGTGCTGATGACGTGCAGGCTATTCTTTACAGTGACAACTGTGGGTTCCCTGTGAGCTCAACAGACACCTCAAAAATGACAGGAGCTGGCTCCAAATACAGTGATTATTTCACTGAG ttatcAGAGGACCATGAAGTAATGACTCATGTGCTCTTTGGAAGAAATCTGAGACTGAATGTTGCTTTGACTCTTTGGCGGAAGAACGCAAGTGAACTAGTTGCATATTTGAACAG AATACAAGACACAGGGGTGCTTGTTGATTGTTTGCCTGTACTTACTAAAAG TCTTCAGGAAGAACAGCCGTGTGTTTCAATAGGCTGTTGTGTTGACCTTTTACCGCAAGTGAAAATGATTCTTAACACTAAATATGAAGA ACACCTCATTGTAGCTTTACACTGGGTTCAATCTATCATTAAAAAATGGTGGTCTGAGCTCTCCACAAACAACAAAAGCTTGCGCGATGGCTTTTCAAATGACag GAATGTTCAGGCAATGAAGACGATGCTTCTTGAACTGTGGGAGGGGAAGAGACACCTAAGTTCAGTTCCAGGAACTGTAGGAGAAACGGCAAAG GTCATAGAATCATATGTGTCACAACTGCGCTGA
- the LOC109113562 gene encoding KATNB1-like protein 1 isoform X1, translating to MATGSHVGSNAEVHRLKQAQPHDLLKRMVCSGDEKNMREVDYTLKDETDQERFPVGRCVHKYSKAKRAVVSKKKTRHSGVGSRVCRRSPTTSRTSDMANKENELTCADDVQAILYSDNCGFPVSSTDTSKMTGAGSKYSDYFTELSEDHEVMTHVLFGRNLRLNVALTLWRKNASELVAYLNRIQDTGVLVDCLPVLTKSLQEEQPCVSIGCCVDLLPQVKMILNTKYEEHLIVALHWVQSIIKKWWSELSTNNKSLRDGFSNDSRNVQAMKTMLLELWEGKRHLSSVPGTVGETAKVIESYVSQLR from the exons ATGGCCACTGGAAGTCATGTCGGAAGTAATGCAGAAGTCCACAGGCTCAAGCAGGCCCAGCCCCATGATCTTCTCAAACGTATGGTTTGTTCTGGAGATGAGAAGAACATGAGGGAG GTGGATTATACACTTAAAGACGAAACCGATCAAGAGAG ATTTCCAGTGGGCCGTTGTGTGCACAAATACAGCAAAGCGAAGCGAGCGGTGGTTAGCAAGAAGAAAACACGTCACTCTGGGGTGGGATCAAGAGTATGTCGGAGATCGCCCACCACAAGCAGGACATCTGACATGGCAAACAAAGAAAATGAACTGACCTGTGCTGATGACGTGCAGGCTATTCTTTACAGTGACAACTGTGGGTTCCCTGTGAGCTCAACAGACACCTCAAAAATGACAGGAGCTGGCTCCAAATACAGTGATTATTTCACTGAG ttatcAGAGGACCATGAAGTAATGACTCATGTGCTCTTTGGAAGAAATCTGAGACTGAATGTTGCTTTGACTCTTTGGCGGAAGAACGCAAGTGAACTAGTTGCATATTTGAACAG AATACAAGACACAGGGGTGCTTGTTGATTGTTTGCCTGTACTTACTAAAAG TCTTCAGGAAGAACAGCCGTGTGTTTCAATAGGCTGTTGTGTTGACCTTTTACCGCAAGTGAAAATGATTCTTAACACTAAATATGAAGA ACACCTCATTGTAGCTTTACACTGGGTTCAATCTATCATTAAAAAATGGTGGTCTGAGCTCTCCACAAACAACAAAAGCTTGCGCGATGGCTTTTCAAATGACag CAGGAATGTTCAGGCAATGAAGACGATGCTTCTTGAACTGTGGGAGGGGAAGAGACACCTAAGTTCAGTTCCAGGAACTGTAGGAGAAACGGCAAAG GTCATAGAATCATATGTGTCACAACTGCGCTGA
- the LOC109113565 gene encoding ER membrane protein complex subunit 7-like — protein sequence MLQIKRLLDVYVALQALFALSLCFSDAESGPVAGSQSNGERFKIEGRAIVPNVKTQDWVSTARILVEGEEYVGFVKTDGSFAVNDVPSGSYVVEIVSPSFRFDPVRVDITSKGKMRARLVNYLKTSEVLRQPYPLQIRFSGPHKYFMDRETWRWTDFLMNPMVMMMVLPLLIIVLLPKVVNTNDPEMRKEMEQSMNMLNPNPELPDVSEFMTKLFSKGSSKSGGGNKGSRSVAPKRR from the exons ATGCTACAAATAAAACGTTTATTAGATGTATATGTGGCGTTGCAGGCGCTGTTTGCGCTGTCATTGTGTTTTTCCGACGCAGAGTCGGGGCCTGTAGCAGGTTCTCAGTCGAATGGAGAACGTTTCAAAATCGAAGGGCGAGCGATTGTTCCCAACGTGAAAACACAAGACTGGGTCTCCACAGCCCGAATCCTGGTGGAAGGAGAGGAATATGTTGGTTTTGTCAA GACTGATGGGAGCTTTGCTGTCAACGATGTGCCCTCTGGCTCATATGTGGTTGAAATCGTATCACCGTCTTTTAGATTTGATCCTGTTCGGGTGGACATTACCTCCAAAGGGAAAATGAG GGCACGCTTGGTGAATTACCTCAAAACCTCTGAAGTTCTTCGACAGCCGTACCCTCTTCAGATCAGATTCAGTGGTCCACATAAGTACTTCATGGATCGGGAGACCTGGCGCTGGACTGATTTTCTGATGAACCCAATG GTCATGATGATGGTTCTTCCCTTATTAATCATCGTCCTGCTCCCAAAGGTGGTAAATACTAATGATCCTGAGAtgagaaag GAAATGGAGCAATCTATGAATATGTTGAACCCTAACCCAGAATTGCCAGATGTTTCTGAGTTCATGACAAAATTGTTCTCCAAGGGCTCCAGTAAGTCTGGTGGAGGCAACAAAGGCAGCAGAAGTGTTGCTCCGAAGAGGAGGTAG
- the LOC109113557 gene encoding muscarinic acetylcholine receptor M5-like gives MNMDIQNLTSNGNVSAILPAPYSLLEVITIATVSAVVSLITVVGNVLVMLSFKVNSQLKTVNNYYLLSLAFADLIIGVFSMNLYTSYILMGYWSLGNIACDLWLALDYVASNASVMNLLVISFDRYFSITRPLTYRAKRTPKRAGIMIGLAWLISFILWAPPILCWQYFVGERTVPPDQCQIQFFSEPIITFGTAIAAFYVPVSIMTILYSKIYKETEKRTKNLAELQGYPSLDSREDPKVRKPILRCFSFKNKTDGTQASWSSSNQSYVTRTTLQSEDLWTKSDQVSTLNSYTSSEDDERSVSDTTPRESFKNQESTANRNGQLLCYEDSKYLSDLAKCSQTNNKKCMSYKFKPILSDITALQGSPEADRTNTDHCQSSEPQAPSATSSSTKPEEPNLKIQMTKRKRMVLIKEKKAAQTLSAILLAFLLTWTPYNIMVLISTFCSECIPVSLWHLGYWLCYVNSTINPMCYALCNKTFQKTFWMLVLCKWKKNRGEEKLYWCGQNH, from the coding sequence ATGAACATGGATATTCAAAATTTAACCTCAAATGGAAATGTCTCCGCTATCTTGCCTGCCCCATACAGTCTGTTGGAAGTTATAACCATTGCAACAGTATCAGCTGTCGTGAGTCTCATCACAGTAGTAGGGAATGTGCTGGTGATGCTCTCTTTTAAGGTCAACAGCCAACTTAAGACTGTTAACAACTACTACTTACTCAGTTTAGCTTTTGCAGACCTCATTATCGGCGTGTTCTCAATGAACCTGTACACGTCCTACATTCTAATGGGATACTGGTCTTTAGGGAATATAGCTTGTGATCTGTGGTTGGCACTTGACTATGTTGCAAGTAATGCATCGGTGATGAACTTGCTGGTCATCAGCTTTGACAGATATTTTTCTATTACAAGACCACTTACCTACAGGGCTAAACGGACCCCAAAACGAGCAGGCATCATGATTGGCTTGGCGTGGTTGATATCGTTTATATTGTGGGCTCCACCCATTCTGTGCTGGCAGTACTTTGTTGGAGAGAGGACGGTTCCTCCTGACCAATGCCAGATCCAGTTTTTCTCAGAACCCATAATTACATTTGGGACAGCCATAGCGGCCTTTTATGTCCCGGTATCCATAATGACAATCTTATATTCCAAAATctacaaagaaacagaaaaacgCACTAAGAACTTAGCAGAACTCCAAGGATACCCATCGCTGGACAGCCGTGAAGACCCTAAAGTACGAAAGCCAATACTACGATGCTTTAGCTTTAAAAACAAGACGGACGGGACTCAAGCATCATGGTCTTCGTCCAACCAGAGTTATGTAACTAGGACAACATTGCAGTCTGAGGACTTGTGGACAAAATCAGACCAGGTCAGCACCCTGAACAGTTACACATCATCAGAGGATGACGAGCGGTCCGTCTCTGACACAACCCCGAGAGAATCATTCAAGAACCAAGAATCGACAGCCAATAGAAATGGACAGCTACTCTGTTATGAAGACAGCAAATATCTAAGTGATCTTGCAAAATGCTCTcagacaaacaataaaaaatgtatgtcataCAAGTTCAAGCCGATCCTTAGCGACATCACCGCTTTGCAAGGTAGTCCCGAAGCTGATAGAACAAACACAGATCATTGTCAGTCCTCAGAGCCACAGGCTCCTTCAGCCACATCCTCTTCAACTAAACCAGAAGAACCAAACTTGAAGATCCAGATGACCAAGCGGAAAAGAATGGTCCTGATCAAGGAGAAAAAGGCTGCTCAGACTCTCAGCGCCATTCTTCTGGCGTTCCTCCTCACCTGGACCCCATACAACATCATGGTGCTCATCTCCACCTTCTGTTCTGAATGCATCCCAGTGTCCCTCTGGCATCTGGGTTACTGGCTCTGCTATGTCAACAGCACCATCAACCCCATGTGTTATGCCCTATGCAACAAGACCTTCCAGAAGACCTTTTGGATGTTAGTCCTCTGCAAGTGGAAGAAGAATAGAGGAGAGGAGAAACTGTACTGGTGTGGTCAAAACCATTAA
- the LOC109113561 gene encoding cell death regulator Aven isoform X1 produces the protein MEGRRGRGGHWKRGGGGRGDAETSSSGEHRGRGRGGHHHRGRGKRDHRRGRGRDFGPPADFRNFRRNQDDNENKENFEQEEEDNTFSRRKLETNWDRYKESEKEEINEDVPSQRGTDYHVLLTSAGDSFTQFRFSDEKDWEMDSLAKNQIPALFIDLPALTQSLQELPLHTRLNLEAELVQVTTPVELPSVTVPHRTDSTLTAGLKAPQAGRESGLGVSCSVKPDSGTTPSLGVSTSVPPATDDADQELDLLLNLQKPITEITSAESHAKKDDVLNTPIQGSEEKERKDQIADMKETKPEVESEAKPTRQEVTEDDLEDWLDSMIS, from the exons ATGGAAGGCCGGCGGGGACGAGGTGGACATTGGAAAAGAGGAGGTGGAGGAAGAGGTGATGCTGAGACCAGCAGTTCGGGAGAGCACAGGGGTCGCGGAAGAGGAGGACACCACCATCGTGGAAGAGGCAAACGGGATCATCGTAGAGGAAGAGGGCGAGACTTCGGACCTCCTGCAGACTTTAGAAACTTTCGACGA AATCAAGATGACAATGAGAACAAAGAAAACTTTGAGCAAGAGGAGGAGGACAACACCTTCTCTAGACGAAAACTTGAGACCAACTGGGACCGTTATAAGGAATCTGAGAAAGAAGAAATTAATGAAGATGTTCCTTCACAGAGAGGCACAGACTATCATGTCCTCCTCACTTCAGCTG ggGACTCGTTCACACAGTTCAGGTTCTCTGATGAGAAGGACTGGGAGATGGACTCGCTGGCAAAAAATCAG ATTCCAGCTCTGTTTATAGACCTGCCAGCTTTAACTCAGTCACTTCAAGAGCTTCCACTGCACACAAGACTGAACCTGGAGGCTGAGCTTGTGCAG GTGACGACTCCTGTTGAACTGCCGTCCGTGACAGTGCCTCACAGAACTGACTCGACTCTAACAGCTGGACTGAAAGCTCCTCAGGCAGGCCGAGAGTCAGGCCTGGGCGTTTCGTGCAGTGTAAAGCCTGATTCAGGCACCACACCTTCTCTCGGTGTCTCCACATCCGTCCCTCCTGCCACAGATGATGCTGACCAGGAGCTCGACCTTCTCCTCAACTTGCAGAAACCCATCACAGAAATTACTTCAGCTGAATCCCACGCTAAAAAAGATGATGTGCTAAACACCCCAATACAAG GTTcggaggaaaaagagagaaaagatcaAATAGCTGACATGAAAGAGACAAAGCCAGAAGTGGAAAGTGAAGCTAAACCTACGAGGCAGGAAGTGACAGAGGACGATCTGGAGGACTGGCTGGACAGCATGATCTCCTGA
- the LOC109113561 gene encoding cell death regulator Aven isoform X2: MEGRRGRGGHWKRGGGGRGDAETSSSGEHRGRGRGGHHHRGRGKRDHRRGRGRDFGPPADFRNFRRNQDDNENKENFEQEEEDNTFSRRKLETNWDRYKESEKEEINEDVPSQRGTDYHVLLTSAGDSFTQFRFSDEKDWEMDSLAKNQIPALFIDLPALTQSLQELPLHTRLNLEAELVQVTTPVELPSVTVPHRTDSTLTAGLKAPQAGRESGLGVSCSVKPDSGTTPSLGVSTSVPPATDDADQELDLLLNLQKPITEITSAESHAKKDDVLNTPIQVKQNIRMRSEGSCDNVDWSNDC; the protein is encoded by the exons ATGGAAGGCCGGCGGGGACGAGGTGGACATTGGAAAAGAGGAGGTGGAGGAAGAGGTGATGCTGAGACCAGCAGTTCGGGAGAGCACAGGGGTCGCGGAAGAGGAGGACACCACCATCGTGGAAGAGGCAAACGGGATCATCGTAGAGGAAGAGGGCGAGACTTCGGACCTCCTGCAGACTTTAGAAACTTTCGACGA AATCAAGATGACAATGAGAACAAAGAAAACTTTGAGCAAGAGGAGGAGGACAACACCTTCTCTAGACGAAAACTTGAGACCAACTGGGACCGTTATAAGGAATCTGAGAAAGAAGAAATTAATGAAGATGTTCCTTCACAGAGAGGCACAGACTATCATGTCCTCCTCACTTCAGCTG ggGACTCGTTCACACAGTTCAGGTTCTCTGATGAGAAGGACTGGGAGATGGACTCGCTGGCAAAAAATCAG ATTCCAGCTCTGTTTATAGACCTGCCAGCTTTAACTCAGTCACTTCAAGAGCTTCCACTGCACACAAGACTGAACCTGGAGGCTGAGCTTGTGCAG GTGACGACTCCTGTTGAACTGCCGTCCGTGACAGTGCCTCACAGAACTGACTCGACTCTAACAGCTGGACTGAAAGCTCCTCAGGCAGGCCGAGAGTCAGGCCTGGGCGTTTCGTGCAGTGTAAAGCCTGATTCAGGCACCACACCTTCTCTCGGTGTCTCCACATCCGTCCCTCCTGCCACAGATGATGCTGACCAGGAGCTCGACCTTCTCCTCAACTTGCAGAAACCCATCACAGAAATTACTTCAGCTGAATCCCACGCTAAAAAAGATGATGTGCTAAACACCCCAATACAAG TAAAACAGAATATCAGAATGagatctgaaggatcatgtgacaatgtagactggagtaatgactgctga